The Halobacterium hubeiense genome contains the following window.
CGCCGGCGCGGGCGCCGACGTGGAACGCGACGAACTCGGCGACGCCCTGTTCTGCCTGCTCGCGCTCGCCGACGAACTCGACTACGACGCCGGCGCCGCCCTCGACGAGGCGCTGGCGAAGTACGAGGACCGGCTCGCCGAGTCGGGCTCTGCGGGCTCGGGCGAGTAGGGTTCTCGTCTGGCGGGAGCCGCGGACGCTTTTATCCCCCTGCCAGCCGTCGGTTCACACGAAGATGGAAGACGACGCAAGCGGGCTGTTCGCGCCCGACCGTGTCGCCGTCGTCGGTGCGACCGACAGGGAGGGAGCCGTCGGTCGCGCCATCGTGACGAACCTCGCTGACTTCGACGGGGACGTCGTCGCCGTCAATCCCGGCCGCGAGGAAGTGCTGGGCTACGACTGCTATCCGGACCTCCAGACCGCGCCCGACGCCGACCTCGCGGTCGTCGTCGTCCCGCCGTCGGTGGTGGTCGACGCCGTCCGCGACGCGGGCGAAGCGGGCGTCCGGAACGTCGTGGTCATCACCGCGGGGTTCAGCGAGACCGGCAGCGAGGGCGCCGACCGCGAGCGCGACCTCGCGGCGGTCGCCGACGACTACGACCTCAACCTCGTCGGCCCGAACAGCCTCGGCGTGCTCTCCACGCCGTCGGGACTGAACGCGACGTTCGGCCCCTCGAACGCGCTCCCCGGCTCGCTGTCGTTCATGAGTCAGTCGGGCGCGTTCATCACGGCCGTGCTGGACTGGGCGAACGACCAGGGAATCGGCTTCAAGGACGTCGTTAGCCTCGGGAACAAGGCCGTCATGGACGAGACGGACTTCCTCCGGCAGTGGCACGACGACGCCGAGACGAACGTCGTGCTCGGCTACCTCGAAGGCATCGAGGACGGCCGCGAGTTCATCGACACCGCCCGCGAGGTCACCGAGGACACGCCCGCGGTCGTCGTGAAGTCCGGCCGCACGGAGGCCGGCGCGCAGGCCGCGTCCTCGCACACGGGCACCATCGCGGGCAGCGAGGCCGCCTACGAGGCGGGCTTCGAGCAGGCGGGCGTCGTCCGCGCGGAGAACGTCCAGGAGTTGTTCGACTTCGCGCGCGCCCTCGACGGCCTCCCGCTGCCGGACTCGGAGGAGGTCGCGGTCGTCACGAACGCGGGCGGCCCGGGCGTGATGGCGACGGACGCTGTCGGCGACGCCCGGCTCTCGATGGCGTCGTTCGGCGACGACACCATCGACGCGCTCTCGGAGATGCTGCCCGCGGAGGGGAACGTCTACAATCCCGTGGACGTGCTCGGGGACGCGGGCGTCGAGCGATTCGCCGACGCGCTCGACACCGTCCTCGGCTCCGAGGACGTCGGCTGTGCGGTGGTCGTCGCCGCGCCCACCGCCGTCCTCGACTTCGCGGAGCTCGCGGAGGTGCTCGCGGAGCGGCAGGCCGAGCACGGCAAGCCCGTGGTCGCGTGCCTGATGGGCGGCGAGCGC
Protein-coding sequences here:
- a CDS encoding MazG nucleotide pyrophosphohydrolase domain-containing protein — its product is MDEQARVAAFLDDNDMRVPPANRVLDLASEVGELAKNVNESTDYGAGAGADVERDELGDALFCLLALADELDYDAGAALDEALAKYEDRLAESGSAGSGE
- a CDS encoding acetate--CoA ligase family protein — protein: MEDDASGLFAPDRVAVVGATDREGAVGRAIVTNLADFDGDVVAVNPGREEVLGYDCYPDLQTAPDADLAVVVVPPSVVVDAVRDAGEAGVRNVVVITAGFSETGSEGADRERDLAAVADDYDLNLVGPNSLGVLSTPSGLNATFGPSNALPGSLSFMSQSGAFITAVLDWANDQGIGFKDVVSLGNKAVMDETDFLRQWHDDAETNVVLGYLEGIEDGREFIDTAREVTEDTPAVVVKSGRTEAGAQAASSHTGTIAGSEAAYEAGFEQAGVVRAENVQELFDFARALDGLPLPDSEEVAVVTNAGGPGVMATDAVGDARLSMASFGDDTIDALSEMLPAEGNVYNPVDVLGDAGVERFADALDTVLGSEDVGCAVVVAAPTAVLDFAELAEVLAERQAEHGKPVVACLMGGERTERAADALSAAGIPNYFDPARAVDSLDALAVQRAVEAREYEEPAEFDVDRERAREILTDAADRGSRRLGVEAMDLLDAYGIPTPEGEVVDDPADAVWVANDIDGDVVMKIVSPDILHKSDIGGVKVGVPDDEVRDAYEDLVTRAKNYQPDATILGVQVQEMVDTDAGTETILGVNRDPQFGPLVLFGLGGIFVEVLEDTSVRVAPVSGREADEMIDDLDSAPLLRGARGREPADEEAITDAVQRLSQLVTDFPAILELDVNPLLATADGVQALDVRLTIDPEQL